One Ananas comosus cultivar F153 linkage group 1, ASM154086v1, whole genome shotgun sequence DNA window includes the following coding sequences:
- the LOC109711998 gene encoding uncharacterized protein LOC109711998 isoform X2 — protein sequence MSVVAYGNGRVLVSITLSKERALPCCSFMGSGPQLRTGAGKSGLKIRFCWNIGVLSEHYTVYAIDLLGFGASEKPPGFAYTMETWTELILDFLDQVIKKPTVLIGNSVGSLACVIAASKSTGDKVRGLVLLNCAGGMNNKAIVDDWRIKLILPLLWLVDFLLKQRRIASAIFERVKDRENLKNILLSVYGNKEAVDDDLIEIIKRPADDEGALDAFVSIVTGPPGPNPVSLMPKITLPTLVLWGDQDPFTPIDGPVGKYFSSLPSKLSNVKLNVLKGVGHCPHDDRPELVHEQLLPWLATLPSPCEISVG from the exons ATGAGTGTTGTAGCTTATGGAAATGGAAGGGTTTTAGTATCAATTACCTTGTCAAAGGAAAGGGCCCTCCCCTGTTGCTCGTTCATGGGTTCGGGGCCTCAGTTGCGCACTGGCGCAGGTAAAAGTGGACTAAAGATCCGATTTTGTTG GAATATTGGCGTATTGTCGGAACACTACACTGTGTACGCGATTGACCTGCTTGGGTTCGGAGCGTCAGAGAAGCCGCCAGGGTTTGCCTACACAATGGAGACTTGGACCGAA TTGATACTGGACTTCTTGGATCAAGTCATAAAGAAGCCCACGGTGCTGATCGGCAATTCAGTTGGAAGCCTAGCATGTGTAATTGCTGCTTCGA AATCTACTGGAGATAAGGTCCGGGGGCTTGTGCTATTGAACTGCGCTGGTGGAATGAACAATAAGGCAATTGTCGATGATTGGAGAATAAAACTTATCTTGCCTTTGCTGTGGTTAGTTGATTTTCTTCTAAAACAAAGAAGAATAGCATCGGCTATTTTCGAACGCGTAAAAGACAG GGAGAACCTGAAGAACATCTTACTTTCAGTGTATGGAAACAAAGAAGCTGTTGATGATGATTTAATTGAG ATAATTAAGAGACCGGCCGATGACGAAGGTGCTCTCGACGCATTCGTTTCAATCGTCACGGGACCGCCTGGGCCGAACCCCGTGTCCTTAATGCCGAAAATCACTCTTCCCACCCTAGTTCTATGGGGAGACCAAGATCCATTCACCCCTATCGATGGTCCTGTCGGAAAATACTTCTCTTCTCTCCCCTCTAAATTGTCGAATGTGAAATTGAATGTTCTCAAGGGGGTCGGTCATTGTCCGCACGACGATAGGCCGGAGTTGGTCCACGAGCAGTTGCTTCCTTGGTTGGCTACTCTTCCTTCTCCATGCGAGATTTCGGTTGGCTAA
- the LOC109708635 gene encoding 2-C-methyl-D-erythritol 4-phosphate cytidylyltransferase, chloroplastic, which yields MALRFDIPLYGLLSKPSFPPLPLQPPFSSPPPPLRKPRSRRGSVGIAFRSSKSRNWAIRAAQGIGRVEDSVVVKDKSVSVVLLAGGKGKRMGASMPKQYLPLLGQPIALYSFYTFSQMSEVKEIVVVCDPSYKDVFEDVIEDVQVNIKFALPGKERQDSVFNGFQEIDRDSELVCIHDSARPLASSGDIRKVLKDGWLNGAAVLGVPVKATIKEANSDSFVVKTLDRKTLWEMQTPQVVKPDLLRAGFELVNREGLEVTDDVSIVEHLKHPVYITEGSYTNIKVTTPDDLLLAERILNMNAGVPQV from the exons ATGGCGCTCCGATTCGACATCCCCCTCTATGGCCTCCTCTCCAAGCCCTCctttcctcctctccctctccaaccACCTTTctcttcccctcctcctcctcttcggaAGCCTCGATCGCGAC GTGGAAGCGTGGGAATCGCTTTTCGTAGCAGCAAATCCCGGAATTGGGCAATTCGCGCCGCTCAAGGGATTGGAAGAGTAGAGGAT AGTGTAGTTGTCAAGGATAAGAGCGTCTCGGTGGTTCTTTTGGCCGgagggaaaggaaagagaatgGGG GCAAGTATGCCCAAGCAATACCTTCCACTTTTAGGACAACCTATTGCATTGTACAG CTTCTACACTTTCTCTCAAATGAGCGAAGTGAAGGAAATTGTTGTAGTATGTGATCCATCCTACAAGGATGTATTCGAAG ATGTTATTGAGGATGTACAAGTAAATATTAAGTTTGCACTCCCAGGAAAAGAGAGGCAAGATTCTGTTTTCAATGGATTTCAG GAAATTGACCGAGACTCGGAACTTGTATGCATTCATGATTCAGCAAGGCCACTGGCCTCATCTGGAGATATCAGAAAG GTCTTAAAAGATGGATGGTTGAATGGAGCTGCTGTTCTTGGCGTTCCCGTGAAAGCTACAATAAAAGAG GCCAACAGTGATTCTTTTGTCGTAAAGACCCTCGACAGGAAAACACTTTGGGAAATGCAAACTCCACAG GTTGTTAAGCCTGATTTACTACGAGCTGGGTTCGAGCTTGTCAACAG GGAAGGTTTAGAAGTTACTGATGATGTATCAATTGTGGAGCATCTTAAGCATCCTGTTTACATAACAGAAGGCTCATACACAAACATAAAG GTTACAACCCCAGATGATCTATTGCTGGCGGAGCGCATATTAAATATGAATGCAGGAGTGCCTCAAGTTTAA
- the LOC109721293 gene encoding protein root UVB sensitive 6 has protein sequence MAPIPLKQSPSSAQTLARGGGGAPETRGIVREAVRATLASSPPAVAPPPPIDQIQAEVRFGAPVAGLAAAPAAAAERVLCWEEVDGRRWSYVVDVGEGRGGRGSRKGSAVRAVSMQTPVAPLEELVSFIRSYVVPEGFPDSVTPSYVPYMTWRALKHFFGGAMGVFTTQTLLSSVGVSKNRATPGAVAINWILKDGAGRVGKMLFARQGKKFDYDLKQLRFAGDLIMELGAGVELATAAVPHLFLPLACAANVAKNVAAVTSTSTRTPIYKAYARGENIGDVTAKGECVGNIADLLGTGLSILISKRNPSLVASFAFLSCGYVLSSYQEVKSVVLNTLNRARFTVAVESFIKTGYVPSLKEGNSKENIFSPPWVKHTPVVLGPRFGEAFQEPASFVAIEPLFEKERYMVTYNPSKDKIYALLKDQAKSDDILKAAFHAHVLLHFIHSTNANRHSRKRMSSNKSKLNETIDPRNLDFLAHIAESCKIVSSSYGVFKEKAAEEGWIMSESLLNPGRARLCGLKEQ, from the exons ATGGCGCCGATCCCGTTGAAGCAGTCCCCGAGCTCCGCACAGACCCtcgcccgcggcggcggcggggccccGGAGACGCGCGGGATCGTGCGCGAGGCCGTGCGCGCCACCCTCGCCTCCTCACCACCGGcggtggcgccgccgccgccgattgATCAGATCCAGGCCGAGGTCAGGTTCGGGGCCCCCGTGGCGGGGCTCGCCGCGGcgcccgccgcggcggcggagagggtgCTGTGTTGGGAAGAGGTCGATGGGAGGAGGTGGAGCTACGTGGTGGATGTGGGGGAAGGGCGAGGTGGGAGGGGGTCGCGGAAGGGGTCGGCGGTGAGGGCCGTGTCGATGCAGACCCCGGTGGCTCCCCTGGAG GAATTAGTGTCATTCATAAGATCCTATGTCGTTCCGGAAGGCTTTCCAGATAGTGTTACCCCATCATATGTTCCATACATGACATGGAGAGCTTTGAAG CATTTCTTCGGAGGAGCAATGGGTGTTTTTACGACGCAGACACTGTTAAGCTCTGTTGGAGTATCTAAAAATAGAGCTACTCCAGGTGCTGTTGCCATTAACTGGATACTCAAA GATGGAGCTGGGCGTGTTGGCAAAATGCTTTTTGCACGGCAGGGCAAGAAGTTCGACTATGATTTAAAGCAG CTTCGCTTTGCTGGTGATCTTATAATGGAGTTAGGGGCTGGGGTAGAGTTAGCAACTGCTGCTGTTCCACACCTCTTTCTACCATTGGCTTGTGCGGCCAATGTGGCAAAG AATGTTGCTGCGGTCACATCAACATCGACGCGCACTCCAATCTACAAGGCCTATGCGAGAGGAGAAAACATAGGGGATGTCACCGCAAAAGGAGAATGTGTTGGGAATATTGCAGATCTG TTGGGAACTGGGCTGAGCATCTTAATTTCAAAAAGGAATCCCTCCTTGGTGGCTTCATTTGCCTTTCTGTCATGCGGATATGTTCTTAGTTCATACCAAGAG GTGAAATCAGTTGTGTTGAATACATTAAACAGGGCAAGGTTCACCGTGGCGGTGGAATCCTTCATTAAGACAG GTTATGTACCCTCATTGAAGGAAGGGAATTCGAAGGAAAATATATTCAGCCCACCATGGGTTAAACATACACCAGTTGTGTTAG GACCAAGATTTGGGGAAGCATTTCAGGAGCCTGCCTCATTTGTTGCTATAGAGCCGTTGTTTGAG AAAGAGAGATATATGGTGACATATAACCCATCAAAAGATAAAATCTATGCATTGCTCAAGGATCAAGCAAAATCCGACGACATTCTTAAAGCTGCTTTCCAC GCTCATGTTCTACTGCATTTCATTCATTCAACAAATGCAAACCGACATTCAAGGAAACGGATGAGCTCTAACAAATCGAAACTAAATGAGACCATAGACCCTAGAAACTTGGACTTTCTAGCTCACATAGCAGAATCATGCAAGATTGTGTCGTCATCGTATGGAGTTTTCAAGGAAAAAGCAGCTGAAGAG GGATGGATAATGTCAGAATCGCTGCTTAATCCTGGGAGAGCTCGGTTGTGTGGACTAAAGgaacaataa
- the LOC109708657 gene encoding uncharacterized protein LOC109708657 produces MGQTRPGSSPTTINSPLSLFLTLRFHRWSLFSSSAPPLLHPPRAPLSRSQTLTLASSSSSSTYKGGNYLTLTDEELVAQCEMDTYKASGPGGQHRNKRESAVRLKHLPTGVVAQAVEDRSQHKNRVSALARLRTLLALKVRNAVDLNGYTPPPELLQILPAKSTIRGSDVGPQIGPNNPKFAMGMQALLDLIYAVEGSVSEAANLLGLSTGALSRLILSDDSLRMAVNELRASKGMRPLK; encoded by the exons ATGGGCCAAACCCGGCCCGGCTCGAGCCCTACTACTATAaattcccctctctctctctttctcacactcCGTTTCCATCGATGGTCCCTTTTCTCTTCCTCCgctcctcctctcctccatcCACCTCGagcccctctctctcgctcccaaaccctaaccctagcatcgtcgtcgtcgtcctccacCTACAAGGGCGGCAACTACTTGACCCTCACGGATGAGGAGCTCGTGGCGCAGTGCGAGATGGACACGTACAAGGCCTCGGGCCCCGGGGGACAACACCGCAACAAGCGCGAGTCCGCGGTGCGCCTCAAGCACCTCCCCACCGGCGTCGTCGCCCAG GCTGTGGAGGACCGGTCGCAGCATAAGAATCGGGTGTCAGCTCTGGCTCGTCTGCGGACATTGTTGGCTCTTAAAG TCAGGAATGCGGTAGACCTCAATGGATACACTCCTCCTCCTGAGCTTCTTCAGATTCTTCCTGCAAAGTCTACTATTCGAGGATCAGATGTAGGTCCTCAGATTGGCCCAAATAATCCGAAGTTCGCAATG GGAATGCAGGCTTTATTAGATCTAATATATGCTGTTGAAGGTTCTGTATCAGAGGCAGCAAATTTATTAGG GCTAAGCACGGGTGCTCTGTCCAGATTGATTTTATCCGACGACTCTCTCCGAATGGCAGTAAATGAACTGAGGGCTTCTAAG GGCATGAGACCTCTAAAATGA
- the LOC109711989 gene encoding uncharacterized protein LOC109711989 codes for MGSMDDHPRKPTHTRNCTTRSNLKIVLLLVSTNLVSIFFFSGVGSSALRAKWWGGYAPSIHLWDSEALLRELNATKFELSKYQSESFELHKRLGVANSLLQTLLTDMGRTQSAQLAQWADGWAREPTAELKLAVGPHKLPLGYTANLGADELYPTLGTACRRFQDELEQYMRYDVGGECPPDDVFAQRLMLKGCEPLPRRRCHPKTARGYVEPVPFPASLWTIPPDTSIVWDAYTCKNYSCLVNRNKEKGSYDCKDCFDLAGREKDRWLREIGELDFGIDDVLRTRRPGTVRIGLDIGGGTATWAARMRERNVTVVTSSMNFDGPFNSFIASRGLVPMHISVAHRLPFFDNTLDIVHSMHVLSNWIPDVMLEFALYDIFRVLRPGGLFWLDHFFCVGDQMNATYVPMFDRIGFRRLRWNAGRKLDRGIEKNEWYLSALLEKPMT; via the exons ATGGGGAGCATGGATGATCATCCTCGCAAACCAACGCATACCAGGAACTGCACGACGAGGTCCAACTTGAAGATTGTGTTGCTATTGGTGTCAACAAACTTAGTctctatatttttcttctccgGTGTCGGCTCATCAGCGCTCCGCGCAAAATGGTGGGGTGGCTACGCCCCGAGCATCCACTTGTGGGACTCGGAGGCACTGCTCCGCGAACTCAATGCCACTAAGTTCGAGCTCTCTAAGTATCAATCTGAGTCCTTTGAGCTGCACAAGCGTCTAGGAGTTGCAAACTCCCTCCTTCAAACTCTCCTCACGGATATGGGCCGGACCCAATCGGCCCAATTGGCCCAATGGGCCGATGGGTGGGCCCGGGAGCCCACCGCAGAGCTAAAGCTCGCGGTGGGGCCCCATAAGCTTCCATTGGGTTACACCGCCAACCTCGGCGCCGACGAGCTCTACCCGACGCTCGGCACGGCGTGCCGCCGGTTCCAGGACGAGCTGGAGCAGTACATGCGGTACGACGTCGGCGGCGAGTGCCCGCCCGACGACGTATTCGCCCAGCGGCTGATGCTGAAGGGCTGCGAGCCCCTCCCGCGGCGGCGGTGCCACCCGAAGACCGCCCGCGGGTACGTCGAGCCCGTCCCCTTCCCCGCGAGCCTCTGGACGATCCCGCCGGACACGAGCATCGTGTGGGACGCGTACACGTGCAAGAATTACTCCTGCCTAGTGAACCGCAATAAGGAGAAGG GTAGCTACGATTGTAAAGATTGCTTCGACCTGGCGGGACGGGAGAAGGACCGGTGGCTCCGCGAGATCGGCGAGCTCGACTTCGGCATCGACGACGTGCTGCGGACGCGCCGGCCCGGGACGGTGCGCATCGGGCTCGACATCGGGGGCGGGACCGCGACGTGGGCGGCGCGGATGCGGGAGCGCAACGTGACGGTCGTGACGAGCTCGATGAACTTCGACGGGCCCTTCAACAGCTTCATCGCGTCGCGGGGGCTCGTCCCCATGCACATCAGCGTCGCGCATCGGCTTCCGTTCTTCGACAACACCTTGGATATCGTGCACTCCATGCACGTACTCAGCAACTGGATCCCGGACGTTATGCTGGAGTTCGCACTGTATGATATATTCCGGGTTTTGCGGCCCGGGGGTTTGTTTTGGCTCGACCACTTCTTCTGCGTCGGGGATCAGATGAACGCGACGTACGTGCCGATGTTCGACCGGATCGGGTTCCGGCGGCTGCGGTGGAACGCGGGGCGGAAGCTCGACCGGGGGATCGAGAAGAACGAGTGGTACCTCTCGGCGCTGCTTGAGAAGCCTATGACTTAA
- the LOC109711998 gene encoding uncharacterized protein LOC109711998 isoform X1 — MAISFLPPPPSLSPPSSKLLHPLSSITSPSSSSSSSSSSSSSSSSSLRASHYRPHHHHALRVASEGRGVAAELGDVSRDPREVYECCSLWKWKGFSINYLVKGKGPPLLLVHGFGASVAHWRRNIGVLSEHYTVYAIDLLGFGASEKPPGFAYTMETWTELILDFLDQVIKKPTVLIGNSVGSLACVIAASKSTGDKVRGLVLLNCAGGMNNKAIVDDWRIKLILPLLWLVDFLLKQRRIASAIFERVKDRENLKNILLSVYGNKEAVDDDLIEIIKRPADDEGALDAFVSIVTGPPGPNPVSLMPKITLPTLVLWGDQDPFTPIDGPVGKYFSSLPSKLSNVKLNVLKGVGHCPHDDRPELVHEQLLPWLATLPSPCEISVG; from the exons atggccATTTCctttctccctcctcctccctccttaTCCCCACCCTCCTCAAAACTACTTCATCCCCTCTCCTCCATtacctctccctcctcctcctcctcctcctcctcttcttcttcttcttcttcttcttcttctttaagaGCTTCCCATTATCGACCTCACCATCACCATGCTCTCAGAGTCGCTTCCGAGGGGCGCGGCGTCGCCGCGGAGCTCGGAGACGTAAGCAGGGACCCGAGGGAGGTATATGAGTGTTGTAGCTTATGGAAATGGAAGGGTTTTAGTATCAATTACCTTGTCAAAGGAAAGGGCCCTCCCCTGTTGCTCGTTCATGGGTTCGGGGCCTCAGTTGCGCACTGGCGCAG GAATATTGGCGTATTGTCGGAACACTACACTGTGTACGCGATTGACCTGCTTGGGTTCGGAGCGTCAGAGAAGCCGCCAGGGTTTGCCTACACAATGGAGACTTGGACCGAA TTGATACTGGACTTCTTGGATCAAGTCATAAAGAAGCCCACGGTGCTGATCGGCAATTCAGTTGGAAGCCTAGCATGTGTAATTGCTGCTTCGA AATCTACTGGAGATAAGGTCCGGGGGCTTGTGCTATTGAACTGCGCTGGTGGAATGAACAATAAGGCAATTGTCGATGATTGGAGAATAAAACTTATCTTGCCTTTGCTGTGGTTAGTTGATTTTCTTCTAAAACAAAGAAGAATAGCATCGGCTATTTTCGAACGCGTAAAAGACAG GGAGAACCTGAAGAACATCTTACTTTCAGTGTATGGAAACAAAGAAGCTGTTGATGATGATTTAATTGAG ATAATTAAGAGACCGGCCGATGACGAAGGTGCTCTCGACGCATTCGTTTCAATCGTCACGGGACCGCCTGGGCCGAACCCCGTGTCCTTAATGCCGAAAATCACTCTTCCCACCCTAGTTCTATGGGGAGACCAAGATCCATTCACCCCTATCGATGGTCCTGTCGGAAAATACTTCTCTTCTCTCCCCTCTAAATTGTCGAATGTGAAATTGAATGTTCTCAAGGGGGTCGGTCATTGTCCGCACGACGATAGGCCGGAGTTGGTCCACGAGCAGTTGCTTCCTTGGTTGGCTACTCTTCCTTCTCCATGCGAGATTTCGGTTGGCTAA
- the LOC109708643 gene encoding PHD finger protein ALFIN-LIKE 5-like isoform X2, producing MEGGAGAYNSRTAEDVFRDFQGRRAGMIKALTTDVEKFYKLCDPEKENLCLYGLPDESWEVNLPAEEVPPELPEPALGINFARDGMAEKDWLSLVAVHSDAWLLAVAFYFAARFGFDKEARRRLFNMINNLPTIFEVVAGTPKKQTKEKTPNSSSKNNKSSSKTPRNMKKYYQEQTQRLRTQFG from the exons ATGGAGGGGGGCGCGGGGGCGTACAATTCTCGCACCGCGGAGGACGTGTTCCGCGATTTCCAAGGGAGGAGAGCCGGGATGATCAAGGCCCTCACCACTG ATGTGGAGAAGTTCTACAAGCTCTGTGATCCCG AAAAAGAGAACTTATGCCTCTATGGACTTCCTGATGAGTCTTGGGAAGTGAACTTGCCTGCGGAGGAAGTACCCCCGGAACTTCCTGAACCAGCACTAGGAATCAACTTTGCTAGGGATGGAATGGCTGAGAAGGATTGGTTGTCACTTGTTGCTGTTCACAGTGATGCCTGGTTACTGGCTGTTGCATTTTATTTCGCGGCGCGTTTCGGATTTGATAAAGAGGCTAG GAGGAGGCTTTTTAACATGATCAACAATCTCCCGACCATATTTGAGGTTGTTGCCGGTACTCCCAAGAAACAAACCAAAGAGAAGACCCCCAACAGTAGCAGCAAGAACAATAAATCGAGCTCAAAGACG CCGAGGAACATGAAAAAGTATTATCAAGAACAGACTCAAAGATTAAGGACCCAGTTTGGATGA
- the LOC109708643 gene encoding PHD finger protein ALFIN-LIKE 6-like isoform X1 codes for MEGGAGAYNSRTAEDVFRDFQGRRAGMIKALTTDVEKFYKLCDPEKENLCLYGLPDESWEVNLPAEEVPPELPEPALGINFARDGMAEKDWLSLVAVHSDAWLLAVAFYFAARFGFDKEARRRLFNMINNLPTIFEVVAGTPKKQTKEKTPNSSSKNNKSSSKTSRPTNSHNKTSKMAPPKGEEESGEDEEEEDDEHSNTLCGACGTNYGSDEFWICCDVCERWFHGKCVRITPAKAEHIKQYKCPDCSTNKRARV; via the exons ATGGAGGGGGGCGCGGGGGCGTACAATTCTCGCACCGCGGAGGACGTGTTCCGCGATTTCCAAGGGAGGAGAGCCGGGATGATCAAGGCCCTCACCACTG ATGTGGAGAAGTTCTACAAGCTCTGTGATCCCG AAAAAGAGAACTTATGCCTCTATGGACTTCCTGATGAGTCTTGGGAAGTGAACTTGCCTGCGGAGGAAGTACCCCCGGAACTTCCTGAACCAGCACTAGGAATCAACTTTGCTAGGGATGGAATGGCTGAGAAGGATTGGTTGTCACTTGTTGCTGTTCACAGTGATGCCTGGTTACTGGCTGTTGCATTTTATTTCGCGGCGCGTTTCGGATTTGATAAAGAGGCTAG GAGGAGGCTTTTTAACATGATCAACAATCTCCCGACCATATTTGAGGTTGTTGCCGGTACTCCCAAGAAACAAACCAAAGAGAAGACCCCCAACAGTAGCAGCAAGAACAATAAATCGAGCTCAAAGACG TCCCGGCCAACAAATTCACACAACAAAACCTCAAAGATGGCACCACCAAAAGGGGAAGAAGAGAGCGGggaggatgaagaagaagaagatgatgagcaCAGCAACACTCTTTGTGGAGCATGCGGAACTAATTATGGAAGCGATGAGTTCTGGATATGCTGCGACGTATGTGAGAGATGGTTTCATGGTAAGTGCGTGAGGATAACCCCTGCTAAAGCTGAGCACATCAAGCAGTACAAATGCCCTGATTGCAGCACCAACAAGAGGGCAAGGGTGTAA